One window of the Populus nigra chromosome 4, ddPopNigr1.1, whole genome shotgun sequence genome contains the following:
- the LOC133692512 gene encoding histone-lysine N-methyltransferase ATXR7-like isoform X1: protein MVSSTPRFQEEDDYFSFSSRKRLKISDFQRQEQQDAYISTGNCDDHTFTVMSSAEECSFDGSSSIPEMSCKSNGNSEGMPNTGGASYGGENCSGHSPPAFVSGWMYLNENGQMCGPYIQQQLYEGLSTGFLPEDLPVYPIANGILINPVPLNYFKQFPDHVSTGFTYLCLGTSGTTMPANHPTDLAAHRQEGVQYAAPVSAHPDIESISDSRVRNHTYSSNQPISNSEAADYVTPVSLVSGEDSCWLFKDDDGRKHGPHSLLELYSWYQYGYLKDSLMIYHAQNKFRPLPLLSIMNAWRLDKPESFSMTDATTETGSSQSFISVISEEVSSQLHSGILKAARRFALDEIICNVISEFVRTKRAERYLMLDNQAAKTCSVDGKMSQSASERMIFSTPECDAAACNYISDQTCADELSVQLPRSTKSVGNADDFWGSYAVICRCLSDYCMEVMWNAVFYDTIAEYTISWRKSKLWFHHPYLCMKIEELPSETYFSGQESPASSVDCPPGFELLKTKSDHTVPSSITSSCAHVGQEPCEQNSLSFKDCPDDDMKCILESVAYELHKSTKVSLLEYVEILVKEKVKKLVNFSEDKRLNEEIVDFSIPSSQASEYGSIKMKDEKMIDSNQIPAEIMFSSNPQSSLQVQKSFFPFQSENEISNFLAIAFKRLRPSVVNAIDDENIDGSPPPGFKDTALFPSAINKFRPSKSLELTPKVGAYVTIAMCMQKLHDDVLSVWKSIFVDEILHQSPRLCCSSEKHTEPGINEEGAFKFTEGSNKFHSLDSSVLSLVSGKYTYHRKRKLVGKKLGSSSHSTTTVDSGLLKQPVEKSRKQDVLSDVSENVVFQPVKTPKKKGQASSVDAKPLKATIAESSLNVGPSKATVKSTLKRDQSLPKNISRRKVMKIAQAVNDDKDAKDSIKTSRDMVGLIDCNGRDAGIKKSGATECSKKTLNSTKVSNSKRKSTVYGGSVSHPMKILKVENDANKQAATGQVMARKTKSDHVFLCTATKVSKLKRKSTVNGGSVSHPMKILKVENGANKQTATGQFTARKTKSSKSRMLIPCPRSDGCARSSINGWEWHAWSVKASPAERAHVRGVRCIHAKYSGSEAYASQLSNGKVLSARTNRVKLRNLLAAAEGVDLLKATQLKARKKRLCFQRSKIHDWGLVALESIEAEDFVIEYVGELIRPQISDIRERLYEKMGIGSSYLFRLDDGYVVDATKRGGIARFINHSCEPNCYTKVISVEGQKKIFIYAKRYIAAGEEITYNYKFPLEDKKIPCNCGSRKCRGSLN, encoded by the exons ATGGTTTCCTCAACACCCCGCTTTCAGGAAGAagatgattatttttctttctcctctagAAAGAGGTTGAAGATTTCAGATTTTCAGCGCCAAGAACAACAAGATGCATATATCTCCACTGGTAACTGTGATGACCACACATTCACGGTGATGAGTAGTGCAGAAGAATGCTCATTCGATGG TTCTAGTTCCATACCAGAGATGAGTTGCAAGTCCAATGGAAATAGTGAAGGTATGCCTAATACTGGCGGAGCTTCATACGGGGGAGAGAATTGTTCTGGCCACTCACCACCTGCTTTTGTTAGTGGATGGATGTACCTTAATGAAAATGGACAAATGTGTGGCCCTTACATACAGCAACAGCTTTACGAGGGATTATCTACTGGTTTCCTGCCTGAGGATCTTCCTGTGTATCCCATTGCAAATGGGATATTGATCAATCCCGTTCCTCTCAACTACTTCAAGCAGTTTCCTGATCATGTTTCCACTGGTTTTACATATCTTTGTTTGGGTACTTCAGGCACAACTATGCCTGCAAATCACCCTACAGATTTGGCAGCACATAGGCAAGAAGGCGTTCAGTATGCTGCTCCAGTCTCTGCTCATCCAGATATAGAATCCATATCTGATTCCCGTGTTCGTAACCATACTTACAGCTCCAACCAACCGATCTCCAACTCTGAAGCAGCCGACTATGTCACACCAGTTTCACTTGTG tcagGTGAAGATTCCTGTTGGCTATTCAAGGACGATGATGGGAGGAAGCATGGGCCACATTCTCTTCTGGAGCTTTATTCTTGGTATCAGTACGGGTATCTTAAAGATTCATTAATG ATATATCATGCTCAGAATAAGTTTAGACCCCTTCCTCTGCTATCTATTATGAATGCTTGGAGATTGGATAAACCTGAATCTTTCTCCATGACCGATGCCACCACTGAAACTGGCTCATCTCAAAGTTTCATATCTGTAATATCTGAAGAAGTTTCCAGTCAATTGCACTCCGGAATATTGAAAGCTGCTCGTAGATTTGCATTAGATGAGATAATCTGCAATGTCATTTCAGAGTTTGTTCGCACAAAGAGAGCAGAGAGATATCTTATGCTTGATAATCAGGCTGCCAAAACTTGTTCTGTGGACGGTAAAATG TCTCAATCTGCCAGTGAGAGGATGATTTTTTCTACTCCTGAGTGTGATGCTGCTGCTTGCAATTATATCTCTGATCAGACATGTGCTGATGAGTTGTCCGTGCAATTACCCAGAAGTACAAAATCTGTTGGAAATGCTGATGATTTCTGGGGGTCTTACGCTGTTATTTGTAGATGTCTTTCTGATTATTGCATGGAAGTCATGTGGAATGCTGTCTTTTATGATACCATAGCAGAGTATACAATTTCCTGGAGAAAGAGCAAACTTTGGTTCCATCATCCATATTTGTGCATGAAGATTGAAGAATTACCCAGTGAAACT TATTTTTCTGGCCAAGAATCTCCTGCTAGCAGTGTCGACTGCCCTCCTGGTTTTGAGCTTCTCAAAACTAAATCAGATCATACTGTGCCATCATCTATTACATCTTCATGTGCACATGTGGGGCAGGAGCCTTGCGAACAGAATAGCCTATCGTTTAAAGATTGTCCAGATGATGACATGAAATGCATCTTAGAAAGCGTAGCATATGAGCTGCATAAGTCCACAAAGGTGTCTTTGTTAGAGTATGTTGAAATTCTTGTGAAagagaaagtgaagaaattagttaatttttcaGAGGATAAGAGATTAAATGAG GAAATTGTTgacttttctattccatccagcCAGGCAAGTGAGTATGGTTctataaaaatgaaagatgagaaGATGATTGATTCAAACCAAATTCCTGCTGAGATAATGTTTTCCAGTAACCCTCAGAGCTCACTACAAGtgcaaaaatctttttttccatttcaatcTGAGAATGAAATATCCAATTTTCTGGCAATTGCTTTTAAAAGATTACGTCCATCTGTTGTCAATGCAATTGATGATGAAAACATTGACGGGTCACCACCACCTGGATTCAAAGATACTGCTCTATTCCCTTCCGCTATAAATAAATTCCGACCTTCAAAATCACTCGAATTGACTCCCAAGGTTGGGGCCTATGTCACCATTGCAATGTGCATGCAGAAGCTGCATGATGATGTACTTAGTGTCTGGAAATCGATCTTTGTCGATGAAATTCTTCATCAATCTCCTAGATTATGCTGCTCTTCAGAAAAGCATACTGAACCTGGTATCAATGAG GAAGGAGCATTCAAATTCACAGAGGGGTCGAACAAATTTCACAGCCTAGATTCTTCAGTACTGTCATTGGTTTCAGGTAAATACACGTATCATCGGAAGAGAAAGTTGGTGGGAAAGAAGTTGGGCTCATCTTCTCATTCTACTACTACAGTTGATTCTGGATTACTGAAACAGCCTGTGGAGAAGTCAAGAAAGCAGGATGTTCTTAGCGATGTTTCTGAGAATGTAGTGTTTCAACCTGTAAAGACTCCTAAGAAGAAGGGCCAGGCTTCATCTGTTGATGCTAAGCCTTTGAAAGCCACTATTGCTGAATCATCTCTTAATGTTGGGCCTTCAAAAGCCACTGTCAAAAGCACCTTAAAAAGGGATCAATCATTGCCCAAAAATATTAGTCGTCGGAAAGTAATGAAGATTGCACAAGCAGTTAATG ATGATAAAGATGCCAAAGATTCGATAAAGACTTCTAGGGATATGGTTGGGCTTATTGATTGCAATGGCCGTGATGCTGGAATTAAGAAATCAGGGGCTACTGAATGTTCTAAGAAGACTCTAAACT CAACAAAGGTGTCAAATTCAAAAAGGAAAAGCACAGTATATGGTGGATCTGTGTCACACCCAATGAAGATTCTTAAAGTAGAAAATGATGCTAACAAGCAAGCAGCAACTGGACAGGTTATGGCACGGAAGACAAAGTCTGATCATGTTTTCTTATGTACAGCAACCAAGGTGTCaaagttgaaaaggaaaagCACAGTAAATGGTGGATCTGTGTCACATCCTATGAAGATTCTTAAAGTAGAAAATGGTGCTAATAAGCAAACAGCAACTGGACAGTTTACAGCACGGAAGACAAAGTCCAGTAAATCCAGGATGTTAATTCCCTGCCCTAGATCTGATGGTTGTGCACGATCTTCAATTAATGGTTGGGAATGGCATGCATGGTCAGTTAAAGCTAGTCCTGCTGAAAGAGCTCATGTTAGGGGAGTGCGGTGCATTCATGCCAAGTATTCAGGTTCAGAGGCATATGCATCTCAGCTGTCAAATGGCAAGGTCCTTTCTGCAAGGACTAACAGGGTGAAGCTTCGCAATCTTCTTGCTGCTGCAGAAGGTGTTGACCTTTTGAAAGCAACACAGTTGAAG GCAAGAAAAAAGCGTTTATGTTTCCAGCGAAGCAAGATACATGACTGGGGTCTTGTTGCTCTAGAGTCAATTGAGGCTGAGGACTTTGTAATTGAATATGTCGGCGAACTGATTCGTCCACAA ATATCTGATATACGTGAAAGACTTTATGAGAAGATGGGAATTGGCAGCAGTTATCTTTTTAGACTTGATGATGGTTACGTG GTTGATGCCACAAAACGTGGTGGGATTGCAAGATTTATAAACCATTCTTGCGAG CCGAACTGCTACACCAAGGTTATAAGCGTTGAAGGTCagaaaaaaattttcatttatgcaAAACGTTATATAGCTGCTGGTGAAGAAATTACTTACAATTACAAATTTCCTCTGGAGGATAAAAAGATACCTTGCAACTGTGGTTCTAGGAA GTGTCGTGGATCATTGAATTAG
- the LOC133692512 gene encoding histone-lysine N-methyltransferase ATXR7-like isoform X2, which yields MVSSTPRFQEEDDYFSFSSRKRLKISDFQRQEQQDAYISTGNCDDHTFTVMSSAEECSFDGSSSIPEMSCKSNGNSEGMPNTGGASYGGENCSGHSPPAFVSGWMYLNENGQMCGPYIQQQLYEGLSTGFLPEDLPVYPIANGILINPVPLNYFKQFPDHVSTGFTYLCLGTSGTTMPANHPTDLAAHRQEGVQYAAPVSAHPDIESISDSRVRNHTYSSNQPISNSEAADYVTPVSLVSGEDSCWLFKDDDGRKHGPHSLLELYSWYQYGYLKDSLMIYHAQNKFRPLPLLSIMNAWRLDKPESFSMTDATTETGSSQSFISVISEEVSSQLHSGILKAARRFALDEIICNVISEFVRTKRAERYLMLDNQAAKTCSVDGKMSQSASERMIFSTPECDAAACNYISDQTCADELSVQLPRSTKSVGNADDFWGSYAVICRCLSDYCMEVMWNAVFYDTIAEYTISWRKSKLWFHHPYLCMKIEELPSETYFSGQESPASSVDCPPGFELLKTKSDHTVPSSITSSCAHVGQEPCEQNSLSFKDCPDDDMKCILESVAYELHKSTKVSLLEYVEILVKEKVKKLVNFSEDKRLNEEIVDFSIPSSQASEYGSIKMKDEKMIDSNQIPAEIMFSSNPQSSLQVQKSFFPFQSENEISNFLAIAFKRLRPSVVNAIDDENIDGSPPPGFKDTALFPSAINKFRPSKSLELTPKVGAYVTIAMCMQKLHDDVLSVWKSIFVDEILHQSPRLCCSSEKHTEPGINEEGAFKFTEGSNKFHSLDSSVLSLVSGKYTYHRKRKLVGKKLGSSSHSTTTVDSGLLKQPVEKSRKQDVLSDVSENVVFQPVKTPKKKGQASSVDAKPLKATIAESSLNVGPSKATVKSTLKRDQSLPKNISRRKVMKIAQAVNDDKDAKDSIKTSRDMVGLIDCNGRDAGIKKSGATECSKKTLNSTKVSNSKRKSTVYGGSVSHPMKILKVENDANKQAATGQVMARKTKSDHVFLCTATKVSKLKRKSTVNGGSVSHPMKILKVENGANKQTATGQFTARKTKSSKSRMLIPCPRSDGCARSSINGWEWHAWSVKASPAERAHVRGVRCIHAKYSGSEAYASQLSNGKVLSARTNRVKLRNLLAAAEGVDLLKATQLKARKKRLCFQRSKIHDWGLVALESIEAEDFVIEYVGELIRPQISDIRERLYEKMGIGSSYLFRLDDGYVVDATKRGGIARFINHSCEPNCYTKVISVEDTLQLWF from the exons ATGGTTTCCTCAACACCCCGCTTTCAGGAAGAagatgattatttttctttctcctctagAAAGAGGTTGAAGATTTCAGATTTTCAGCGCCAAGAACAACAAGATGCATATATCTCCACTGGTAACTGTGATGACCACACATTCACGGTGATGAGTAGTGCAGAAGAATGCTCATTCGATGG TTCTAGTTCCATACCAGAGATGAGTTGCAAGTCCAATGGAAATAGTGAAGGTATGCCTAATACTGGCGGAGCTTCATACGGGGGAGAGAATTGTTCTGGCCACTCACCACCTGCTTTTGTTAGTGGATGGATGTACCTTAATGAAAATGGACAAATGTGTGGCCCTTACATACAGCAACAGCTTTACGAGGGATTATCTACTGGTTTCCTGCCTGAGGATCTTCCTGTGTATCCCATTGCAAATGGGATATTGATCAATCCCGTTCCTCTCAACTACTTCAAGCAGTTTCCTGATCATGTTTCCACTGGTTTTACATATCTTTGTTTGGGTACTTCAGGCACAACTATGCCTGCAAATCACCCTACAGATTTGGCAGCACATAGGCAAGAAGGCGTTCAGTATGCTGCTCCAGTCTCTGCTCATCCAGATATAGAATCCATATCTGATTCCCGTGTTCGTAACCATACTTACAGCTCCAACCAACCGATCTCCAACTCTGAAGCAGCCGACTATGTCACACCAGTTTCACTTGTG tcagGTGAAGATTCCTGTTGGCTATTCAAGGACGATGATGGGAGGAAGCATGGGCCACATTCTCTTCTGGAGCTTTATTCTTGGTATCAGTACGGGTATCTTAAAGATTCATTAATG ATATATCATGCTCAGAATAAGTTTAGACCCCTTCCTCTGCTATCTATTATGAATGCTTGGAGATTGGATAAACCTGAATCTTTCTCCATGACCGATGCCACCACTGAAACTGGCTCATCTCAAAGTTTCATATCTGTAATATCTGAAGAAGTTTCCAGTCAATTGCACTCCGGAATATTGAAAGCTGCTCGTAGATTTGCATTAGATGAGATAATCTGCAATGTCATTTCAGAGTTTGTTCGCACAAAGAGAGCAGAGAGATATCTTATGCTTGATAATCAGGCTGCCAAAACTTGTTCTGTGGACGGTAAAATG TCTCAATCTGCCAGTGAGAGGATGATTTTTTCTACTCCTGAGTGTGATGCTGCTGCTTGCAATTATATCTCTGATCAGACATGTGCTGATGAGTTGTCCGTGCAATTACCCAGAAGTACAAAATCTGTTGGAAATGCTGATGATTTCTGGGGGTCTTACGCTGTTATTTGTAGATGTCTTTCTGATTATTGCATGGAAGTCATGTGGAATGCTGTCTTTTATGATACCATAGCAGAGTATACAATTTCCTGGAGAAAGAGCAAACTTTGGTTCCATCATCCATATTTGTGCATGAAGATTGAAGAATTACCCAGTGAAACT TATTTTTCTGGCCAAGAATCTCCTGCTAGCAGTGTCGACTGCCCTCCTGGTTTTGAGCTTCTCAAAACTAAATCAGATCATACTGTGCCATCATCTATTACATCTTCATGTGCACATGTGGGGCAGGAGCCTTGCGAACAGAATAGCCTATCGTTTAAAGATTGTCCAGATGATGACATGAAATGCATCTTAGAAAGCGTAGCATATGAGCTGCATAAGTCCACAAAGGTGTCTTTGTTAGAGTATGTTGAAATTCTTGTGAAagagaaagtgaagaaattagttaatttttcaGAGGATAAGAGATTAAATGAG GAAATTGTTgacttttctattccatccagcCAGGCAAGTGAGTATGGTTctataaaaatgaaagatgagaaGATGATTGATTCAAACCAAATTCCTGCTGAGATAATGTTTTCCAGTAACCCTCAGAGCTCACTACAAGtgcaaaaatctttttttccatttcaatcTGAGAATGAAATATCCAATTTTCTGGCAATTGCTTTTAAAAGATTACGTCCATCTGTTGTCAATGCAATTGATGATGAAAACATTGACGGGTCACCACCACCTGGATTCAAAGATACTGCTCTATTCCCTTCCGCTATAAATAAATTCCGACCTTCAAAATCACTCGAATTGACTCCCAAGGTTGGGGCCTATGTCACCATTGCAATGTGCATGCAGAAGCTGCATGATGATGTACTTAGTGTCTGGAAATCGATCTTTGTCGATGAAATTCTTCATCAATCTCCTAGATTATGCTGCTCTTCAGAAAAGCATACTGAACCTGGTATCAATGAG GAAGGAGCATTCAAATTCACAGAGGGGTCGAACAAATTTCACAGCCTAGATTCTTCAGTACTGTCATTGGTTTCAGGTAAATACACGTATCATCGGAAGAGAAAGTTGGTGGGAAAGAAGTTGGGCTCATCTTCTCATTCTACTACTACAGTTGATTCTGGATTACTGAAACAGCCTGTGGAGAAGTCAAGAAAGCAGGATGTTCTTAGCGATGTTTCTGAGAATGTAGTGTTTCAACCTGTAAAGACTCCTAAGAAGAAGGGCCAGGCTTCATCTGTTGATGCTAAGCCTTTGAAAGCCACTATTGCTGAATCATCTCTTAATGTTGGGCCTTCAAAAGCCACTGTCAAAAGCACCTTAAAAAGGGATCAATCATTGCCCAAAAATATTAGTCGTCGGAAAGTAATGAAGATTGCACAAGCAGTTAATG ATGATAAAGATGCCAAAGATTCGATAAAGACTTCTAGGGATATGGTTGGGCTTATTGATTGCAATGGCCGTGATGCTGGAATTAAGAAATCAGGGGCTACTGAATGTTCTAAGAAGACTCTAAACT CAACAAAGGTGTCAAATTCAAAAAGGAAAAGCACAGTATATGGTGGATCTGTGTCACACCCAATGAAGATTCTTAAAGTAGAAAATGATGCTAACAAGCAAGCAGCAACTGGACAGGTTATGGCACGGAAGACAAAGTCTGATCATGTTTTCTTATGTACAGCAACCAAGGTGTCaaagttgaaaaggaaaagCACAGTAAATGGTGGATCTGTGTCACATCCTATGAAGATTCTTAAAGTAGAAAATGGTGCTAATAAGCAAACAGCAACTGGACAGTTTACAGCACGGAAGACAAAGTCCAGTAAATCCAGGATGTTAATTCCCTGCCCTAGATCTGATGGTTGTGCACGATCTTCAATTAATGGTTGGGAATGGCATGCATGGTCAGTTAAAGCTAGTCCTGCTGAAAGAGCTCATGTTAGGGGAGTGCGGTGCATTCATGCCAAGTATTCAGGTTCAGAGGCATATGCATCTCAGCTGTCAAATGGCAAGGTCCTTTCTGCAAGGACTAACAGGGTGAAGCTTCGCAATCTTCTTGCTGCTGCAGAAGGTGTTGACCTTTTGAAAGCAACACAGTTGAAG GCAAGAAAAAAGCGTTTATGTTTCCAGCGAAGCAAGATACATGACTGGGGTCTTGTTGCTCTAGAGTCAATTGAGGCTGAGGACTTTGTAATTGAATATGTCGGCGAACTGATTCGTCCACAA ATATCTGATATACGTGAAAGACTTTATGAGAAGATGGGAATTGGCAGCAGTTATCTTTTTAGACTTGATGATGGTTACGTG GTTGATGCCACAAAACGTGGTGGGATTGCAAGATTTATAAACCATTCTTGCGAG CCGAACTGCTACACCAAGGTTATAAGCGTTGAAG ATACCTTGCAACTGTGGTTCTAG